The Cryobacterium sp. SO1 genomic sequence CTTCGCCACGGCCTTGGCCATCCTGCGCTTGTCGCGGCTCTTGGTGGTGAGGAAGTTACCGATCAGCATCACCGGGGAGAGCAGGCAGAACAGCAGGGTGGTGGGGCTCTTGGTGAGCGCGAACATGGCGCCGCCGAGCAGCAGCGGGGTGATCATCGCCAGCAGCGGGAAGGGCGGGTCTTCCTTCTCGGTGGGCACCTCCGGCGAGACGAACTCCTGGCCGATGTAGCGTTTCTCCACCTTGGGTGAGCGGTTGAAGAAGATCGGGCCGGGTTTGGGGGCGCTCTCCGGGGCGGGCGCGTCGGTGAGCAGGCGGATCTCCACCTCGGAATCGCCGAGCAGCAGGCGTTCGGTCTTGGCGATGCGCAGCCGGCCCACGATGCCGCCGTCCACAACGACACCGTTGGCGCTACCCAGGTCGATGACCTCCACCGCGTCGCCGATCTCCAGCCGCACGTGCTTCTTGGAGACCAGGCTGTCGTGCAGCACGATGTCGCAGGATGCGTCGCGGCCCACCAGCAGGCTGCCGGGCGCCAGCGGAAACTCGCGGCCTTCGTCGGGTCCGGAGAGCACGGTCAGCTGCGCGACCGCGGGCACCGTCGGCGTGGACGGGGCCTGGTAGAGCACGCCGGCGTCGGCGAGGCTCACCGATGCGCCGGAGCCGATCCACGCCTCCCCCACGGGGCCGTCCGGCGGCAGGGTGAGCGGCACGCTCTGGCCGGGCAGCGTCGCCCGCAGGGTGAGGTACCGGTCCGGCGAGTGCACGGTCTGCGCGTCGACCCGGCTGATGGTGCCGGCGATTTCGGAGATCGTGGCCGCGGCATCCGCGGTGACGATGATGTCGCTGGCGGCGCCGTTGGGGCGAACCAGGGTGAGCTTGAGGCGCATTCAGTCCCTATTTCAGTACTCTGGGCGGATCACGTGCTGATGGTGCTGAAAACTATTCGCCGCGGCGCTCCCACGGCCACAGCGGGCGGCCGTTTTCGCCGTAGTGCGAGGCCAGCAGGATCGAGTAGATCAGCGCCACGATGAAGGCCAGCAGGCCCACCGTGAGGGCGAACGGGCTGGCGAGCATGCTGCCGGCGAACAGCAGCACCCCGAACGGGTCGCCGTTGCCTGCGGCCACCAGGATGGCGCCGGTGACGATGAACAGGCCGTACGCGGCGATGCCGGTGGCAACGGCAAACCCCACCACGACACGTTGCTTGTCGGGTGGGGTGGCGATGCCGAGGGTGATCAGCATGATCAGCACCAGCACGACGGCGACGGCCGTCATGGTGGGGCCCACCAGCGGGCCGGCCGAGCGGTCGGCGATCACGTCGAGGTTGGTGGCCAGGCTGATCAGGCCGAACGCGGCCACGAGCAGCGCGGCGTAGAGCACGGTCGCGAATATCGCGACGACGGTCGCGTATTTCTGGTAATCGCGCATTGTGCACCCCCCGCACTGCCCTGCCGGTGGTTAGACCGAACGAGCGAGCTGCGGTCCTTCGGCGAGCTGACGCTCGTACTCGGCCTTGGCGGCGATGTTCTTTGCCGTGACGCTGCGTCCGCGGCGGGAGATCCAGGCGCCGAACCAGATCGGCACCTCGCGGGCCACGATGGCCGCGGCGATCGCGCCGGGGTTCAGCCACTGGGTGCTCACGAAGCGGGCAGCTTCGGCGGCGGTCAGGTTCCAGGCCTGCACCGACAGCAGGGCGCCGCCGATGTAGGAGAAGTAGACCACCACGGCGACGAGGAAGCCGCCGAGCACGTACGCCCACCAGCCGGCGCGGTTGAGCACCGCCACCAGGAGGGCGAAGGCCAGGAAGAAGAAGATCACCGGCACGTAGAAGACCGGCAGCACCAGGAAGTCGGTGAAGCGGGCGGTGGCGTCGGCGACGGTGGCCGCACCTGCGGCGGAGATGAAGAACGCGATGAGGGCGTAGACGGCACCGAACACCGCGGTGGCGATCAGGCCGATGAGGATACCGGCGGCCCGGTTGCCCAGGGTCTTGGGCGGCGTGGGCGCGGTGACGTACACCGGGCTCGGCGCGAACTGCTGCGTCTGCTGCTGCTGGGTGGGCTGCACCGGCTGCTGCACGGCCGCGGGCGTGACGCCCTGCGCGGGAACGTAGGTGGGCGTGTAGTCCTTCTGCTCCGCAACGGCTTCATCGCGGGCGATCTCGGCCGGGGTGGGCTCGGCGGTGAGGCGTTCGACCTTCTCGGTCGGCGCCTCCGACGCGGAGGCGGTGACGGGAGTGGCCGGTTCGTAGTCGATCGGCTCGCCGGGAACGTAGGCAGGCTCGGGCTGCGCGTCGGGTGTCGACGTCAGAACGACCGGTTCGCTCACGGGCTCCTCGACCGGCTTGCTCGGGTCGGCGACCGTGGTCGGCTCCGGGCTGGCGTCGTTGGCGGGGTCGAAGTACTCGGTGTGAGCATCCGGGTAGTCGTTCTTGTGTCCCTCGTTGGGGGTCGTGTCGGTCATGCTGCACTCCTCGTGAGCCTCGCGGCCGTAGCTCTGTGGTGCCACTGTAGCAACGCGGGGGGTCAAGTCGCCGGAAGCGCGGGGCGCGCGGCGGTTAACCTGTCTCGACCGTCGCTGTCCAGAGTCTGTCCTGGTCGCGCCGGGTTCCGCACTAGCCGGCGGCGACGGCGACTGCCTGGCCTTCTGTCGGCACGAGTACATAAATCAGCCCGGTGATGACGGAGCTGACCGCTCCCGAAGCTGTTTCGCCCTCAGCGGCGTCCACGGCTGTGGTGGTGATACCCGTTACAAGGAACAGCCGTTCTCCAGTCTGGAGTCCGTTCACGAAATTGAGTGCGTTCGCGTATCCTCCGCTCACCGTCACGGTAACGGCCAACGACGCGAAGTTGGTCTCGGTGATCTGCGCACTCGTCACCGGGGGAACCCCGGCGGTCGGGACCGCGGCATCGCTGGAGGTGGGCACCGGTTCGGCGGTCGACGCCGCACTTGGGTCGGCGGCAGCCACGGGAGCCGCCACGGGTGCGTACGGGGTGGCGTCCGTAACCGTGAACCCGTCGAGGGTCACCTGGGTGGCGCCGGCGAGGGCGTCAAGCTGGTTCACGAACGCAGGCATCCCCGTGCCCGACGGCACGGACGCGCTGAGTGGGGCCAGCTCGGCGTTGAGCGCGTCGATGTTTTCGAAGTCCTTCTTGAGTTGGTCGAGCACCGCCGACTGGCCGGCATTCGACGTGGCGACGCTCGCTCGTTCCTCGTTAGCCGCTGCGGCCGCGGCCAGTTGAGGCTGGATCCCAAGGACGAATCCCCCGAGCAGTACGACGACCATCACCATCACGCAACCG encodes the following:
- a CDS encoding DUF6121 family protein, with protein sequence MRDYQKYATVVAIFATVLYAALLVAAFGLISLATNLDVIADRSAGPLVGPTMTAVAVVLVLIMLITLGIATPPDKQRVVVGFAVATGIAAYGLFIVTGAILVAAGNGDPFGVLLFAGSMLASPFALTVGLLAFIVALIYSILLASHYGENGRPLWPWERRGE